In the genome of Haloferax mediterranei ATCC 33500, one region contains:
- a CDS encoding SDR family oxidoreductase, whose translation MDLTDTVAVVTGASSGIGEATAKALAREGCSVVLVARREDRLERIADEIESDRTLVIPTDVTDEDEVTAMVEETREVFGCLDILVNNAGVLRVDPVAEADMADFREQVEVNLLGAMNTTHAALPVMLESEHADIVTVSSVNARHPAKEGSAYTATKYGVNGFCRSLRKEMADEQVRVTIVMPGPVDSEMRDWENWEGRALEPTDVAESIAFAVSRPEHVEIPEITVSTTDKLR comes from the coding sequence ATGGATTTGACTGATACGGTCGCGGTCGTGACCGGTGCATCCTCGGGAATCGGCGAGGCGACGGCTAAAGCACTGGCCCGCGAGGGTTGTTCTGTTGTGCTGGTGGCCCGCCGTGAGGACCGACTGGAGAGGATCGCCGACGAGATCGAGAGTGACAGAACACTCGTCATTCCGACGGATGTCACCGACGAGGACGAAGTTACGGCGATGGTCGAAGAAACGCGGGAGGTATTCGGCTGTCTCGATATCCTCGTGAACAACGCCGGTGTACTCCGTGTTGACCCGGTTGCCGAGGCTGATATGGCTGACTTCCGAGAGCAGGTCGAGGTCAACCTACTCGGGGCGATGAACACAACTCACGCTGCGTTACCAGTCATGCTCGAATCAGAGCATGCTGATATCGTCACCGTCTCTTCGGTGAATGCCCGGCATCCCGCTAAAGAGGGGAGCGCGTACACGGCGACGAAATATGGTGTCAACGGGTTCTGTCGATCCCTCCGGAAGGAGATGGCCGACGAGCAAGTCCGCGTGACGATTGTCATGCCGGGACCAGTCGACTCCGAGATGCGAGACTGGGAGAACTGGGAGGGTCGGGCGCTAGAACCCACTGATGTTGCGGAGTCGATTGCGTTCGCCGTCTCTCGGCCTGAACACGTGGAAATCCCCGAGATAACTGTTAGTACGACCGACAAGCTCAGGTAG